In Sphingobacterium sp. R2, the genomic stretch AAAAAACCAATTTAGGTACTCCAGAAATTAGAGCATCAAGTTTAGATTTGTTATTTGAAAAATTTAATCTAGCATTCCAAGAAAATTCTTCATTTTTTATTGGTGTTCCGCTCAATGATACCTCCCAACCCCTGTTGGAGATTTTCCCCACATTTAGTATTTGAGTTGTAGCTGCTGTCGTGTACGCTGTAGACAGCGGCATAATTTGATCATCGATGAAATTTGAATAATAGCTTACATCTAAACCTAATCTATTTTTTAAGAATTTTAAATCCAATCCGATTTCCTTTTCAGTTTTCTTTTCAGGCTTTAGATTTAAGTTGCCGTAGCTAGAATTTAGATTTAAAGCAGGCACAGGCCCATTTACAGTAATTAATGAAGATTGTTTGTAAGCGATATTCGAAGCGTACATCGGTGCATCATTACCAACTACTCCGTAAGATGCTCTTAGCTTTCCGTAACTAAAGAATTCAGGTAATTTAAATGCATCAGAGAACACAAAACTCGTGTTTACTGAACCATAATGGTAAGGGTTATTTTGTGCGGGTAAAGTAGAAGAATATTCTTTACGACCTGTCCCTTCTAAGAATAAATAGTTCTTATAAGAGAGGTTTAATAAACCAAAGTAAGCGTATTTTATAAGCTCCTTTCTAACGTGGGTAGTCACAGCTTGCCCGAAGGTGTTATTTAAGCTAAACCAATTTGCAGAAACCAAACCACCTTCTGTTCTGGACATTTGATCATCATAGTTTTCCATACGTGACTGAAAACCTCCACTTAAACTAAAGTCAAAGTCGTCAGATAATTTGTCTGCATAAGTTAATAATGCATCCCCATAAACAATTTTGTAGATTCCTTTCGAAACCTCAAATTTACCTGTACTATTAGTTGCATTATATTGGACAGCGTACTCGTTATGTTCTTTGTTTTCAATATTTAATCCAGTGAAATCGGTCCCCAATCGACCTCTAAACTTTAGTTTATCTAAAATACCCCAATTTAATGTAGCACTTCCCAAAAAGCGGTTCTCCTTCTCCTCATAACTGTTACGTTTTTGTTGCCAAAAATAGTTTAAGAGGTTAACAGCTCTATAATTAACGGGAAATGCCTCAGGTCTATTGGATCCAAAAGGATTGTATCTGTAGCCGTCGGAGGTCTGGTAGAGTTCGTTTTTCATCTTCTCAACGTCTTCAGCACCGCTAAAAAATCCCGCATAAGAACCGAGAACATCTCCCATTAAACCGGGCCTATTTTTGGTAATCGTATTAATATAAGATGCAACTACATCCAAATCCAATCGATTAGCGAGCTTGATTGAACTATTTAAATTAAAGGTACTTTTATTCATCTTACTACCTGGTACAATTGCCTTGTAGTCCATATTGGAAGCTGATAACCTATAATTTATTTTTTCAGTTTGATTGGAAACACTTAGATTAAAGTTACTATTGTGTCCAGTATCGAAAATATCACCATAATTACCTTTATTAGCGGAGTACTTTCTTAACGAACCGTCCCACCAGCGGACATCTTGACCATCGTATTTAGGTCCAAATTGGCCCCAGGCATTGTAATTCAAGAGCCTATCACCTGGGAAGAGTGGATTTGTCATCCAGCCTTCTTCAGTCGCACCGACTTGTAAATTAGTAGCAGCATCATATCCTGGTCCGTATTCGTACTGTAATCTCGGAAGAAAAGCAGCAGTTTCGATAGAACCGGTGTAATTAAAGTCGATTCCAAGGCCTTTTCCTTTTGTACCTTTTTTAGTTGTGATTACAATGACACCACTTGCAGCATCAGAACCATATAACGCTGTTGCACTGGCCCCTTTTAAAATTGTCATGGACTCAATATCGTTAGGGTTCAAATCTAACATACCGTTTCCACGTATTCTATTGTCAGACCATATTGCTTGCCCCCCGGGTCAGTAATACCACCAGTATTGTTTAAACCTTTTGAACCCGCCTGTTGATCGTTTCTGATCAT encodes the following:
- a CDS encoding SusC/RagA family TonB-linked outer membrane protein codes for the protein MLDLNPNDIESMTILKGASATALYGSDAASGVIVITTKKGTKGKGLGIDFNYTGSIETAAFLPRLQYEYGPGYDAATNLQVGATEEGWMTNPLFPGDRLLNYNAWGQFGPKYDGQDVRWWDGSLRKYSANKGNYGDIFDTGHNSNFNLSVSNQTEKINYRLSASNMDYKAIVPGSKMNKSTFNLNSSIKLANRLDLDVVASYINTITKNRPGLMGDVLGSYAGFFSGAEDVEKMKNELYQTSDGYRYNPFGSNRPEAFPVNYRAVNLLNYFWQQKRNSYEEKENRFLGSATLNWGILDKLKFRGRLGTDFTGLNIENKEHNEYAVQYNATNSTGKFEVSKGIYKIVYGDALLTYADKLSDDFDFSLSGGFQSRMENYDDQMSRTEGGLVSANWFSLNNTFGQAVTTHVRKELIKYAYFGLLNLSYKNYLFLEGTGRKEYSSTLPAQNNPYHYGSVNTSFVFSDAFKLPEFFSYGKLRASYGVVGNDAPMYASNIAYKQSSLITVNGPVPALNLNSSYGNLNLKPEKKTEKEIGLDLKFLKNRLGLDVSYYSNFIDDQIMPLSTAYTTAATTQILNVGKISNRGWEVSLSGTPIKNEEFSWNARLNFSNNKSKLDALISGVPKLVFYDADQSSIRMEARPGEILGNIYVFPRATNEKGEFLISDEGNYVIDKSTYVKAGNIMPKAIGGLSNTFNYKNFSLDFTADYRFGGQMISTPHKYAYGAGRLESTLEYRESGITLDGVNQNTGAKNDVHLSGAEYYINNFYWGNNAWNEKAAVLDNNFIKLREVVIGYNLPESFTQKLKLNSLRFSLIGRNLFYFYRSIKDIDPEAPVGNYWYSQGIDIGSNAATRSFGFSLNAKF